The Ferrimonas balearica DSM 9799 genome includes the window CGGATATTGGCGCGACGGGTGAGGCAGATCAGCTTCTCCAGCAAATCTCTCGGGCTGTCCATGCCTTCCGGCAGGTACAGATCGCTGTCCGGGGCGTTGGCGTCCACCACCAGCGCATCAAAGGCGTACCCCGGTGCGAACAGGCCGACCCTGGCATCAATCGCCAGACCGCCGCCAACGGTGGCCATCCAGTAGGCTTCGAGGAAGCTGACCCGGCTGCCCGCTTCGCCACGCTCACCGGCGGGGCGGTGAGTGTCGGTGCCATCTTCCCGTACCCGGGAGTGGTTTACCGCGTCCAGGCAGGTGTGAAAAACGGACGGAATCGGCGCGCCGGCCAGGTCGGTGCCCAGGCCAACCTGCAGGTCGCGGTCCAGCACTTCGCGGGTCTTCATCGCCGCATTGGCGAAGTACATGTTGGACAGCGGGCAGTGGGCAATCGCCGCGTTGGCGTCACGGATGGCGGCCATATCCTCATCGGTCAGGAAGATGGAGTGGGCCAGGATGGTGCGGGAGGTGAGCAGGCCCATATCGCGGTAGATGGCGACGTCGGTCTGGCCATAGTGCTCCTGACTGTAGTCCCGGGCCCAGTCGCTTTCACTGCAGTGGGTCTGAACGTGGCAGTGATAACGCTGGGCCAGTTTACCCAGCCCTTTTAGCATGTCGGCGGTGCAGCTGGGCACAAAACGCGGGGTGATCACCGGGTTGACCAGCCCCTGCTCGTTGCCCGGCAGGGCGCGCACCTGCTGAATAAAGGCTTCGGTGTCGGCCAGGCCCTGTTCGGTGGTCTCGATGTAGTAGGGCGGACACTGGCTCGGGTCGTCCATGTTCACCTTGCCGACATAACCGCGCTGGCCCTGCTCAAGGCAGATCTCCGCCAGCGCCACGGACGCCGGGTTGTGGACGGTGGCGAAGTAGACGGCACTGGTGGTGCCGTTGGCCAGCAACGCGTTGACCAGGTGCGGGTAGACGCTGCGGGCGAAGCTTTCGTCTTCGAAGCGGGCTTCCAGCGGGAAGGTGTAATCCTGCAGCCAGTCGTACAGCGGCAGATCCAGCCCTTTGCCGGCCTGGGGCCACTGCGGGGCGTGGACATGGAGGTCAACCATACCCGGCATCAGGTATTGGCC containing:
- the guaD gene encoding guanine deaminase → MHRPTEKQRWYPRARPYRATGARLLQDTNNKMQQIDSLTLAVRGALFHCPVKGDFEHHEDALVLVGADGQIESVLTQADPEFAALSDTLAAAGKLTQLAPGQYLMPGMVDLHVHAPQWPQAGKGLDLPLYDWLQDYTFPLEARFEDESFARSVYPHLVNALLANGTTSAVYFATVHNPASVALAEICLEQGQRGYVGKVNMDDPSQCPPYYIETTEQGLADTEAFIQQVRALPGNEQGLVNPVITPRFVPSCTADMLKGLGKLAQRYHCHVQTHCSESDWARDYSQEHYGQTDVAIYRDMGLLTSRTILAHSIFLTDEDMAAIRDANAAIAHCPLSNMYFANAAMKTREVLDRDLQVGLGTDLAGAPIPSVFHTCLDAVNHSRVREDGTDTHRPAGERGEAGSRVSFLEAYWMATVGGGLAIDARVGLFAPGYAFDALVVDANAPDSDLYLPEGMDSPRDLLEKLICLTRRANIRTVWVQGRQVINK